The following proteins are co-located in the Candidatus Methanogranum gryphiswaldense genome:
- the gatD gene encoding Glu-tRNA(Gln) amidotransferase subunit GatD: MSYSESLSKLLSSICAEEGSVLTVESKGRSFTGTLMPHHDFSAPDVLILKVKSGYNMGIRIYDDSVIKVIERPVPRVKRETQVEAKPGLPKVVLIGTGGTIASYVDYRTGAVHPALSTSDMINAVPEIRDVANVEARVLFSIFSENMNVEHWQELAKAVADEINNGADAIIIPHGTDTMGYTAAALSFMLPDVPRPVVLVGAQRSSDRPSSDASSNLLAAARFCTKGRRAGVFVIMHDTSGDDSFAVHIGSRVRKMHTSRRDAFHSINALPVAHIDLEGNIRFTGEGRSINDSKVELRNSMEKRTILLQFYPGMDPALFEGPIMQSKGIVIAGSGLGHVNENMVPLIKKACDNGSVVVVTSQCLNGRTNLNVYNTGRDMISAGAISVMDMLPEVAYVKLMWALANSKDIEAAKAMMQTPLADEMSDRRTIDV; the protein is encoded by the coding sequence ATGAGCTATTCCGAATCGCTTTCAAAATTATTGAGCTCTATATGCGCCGAGGAGGGTTCCGTTCTGACGGTAGAATCCAAAGGCAGATCGTTCACGGGGACATTGATGCCCCATCACGATTTCAGTGCACCCGATGTGTTGATACTGAAGGTAAAGAGCGGGTACAACATGGGAATCAGGATCTACGATGATTCCGTTATAAAAGTTATTGAGAGACCGGTGCCAAGGGTCAAGAGGGAGACCCAGGTCGAGGCGAAGCCCGGTCTTCCCAAGGTCGTTCTGATCGGGACAGGGGGGACTATAGCCTCATACGTGGACTATAGAACCGGGGCCGTTCATCCCGCCCTATCCACATCCGATATGATCAATGCCGTTCCTGAGATAAGGGACGTTGCGAATGTAGAGGCACGTGTTCTTTTCTCCATTTTTTCTGAAAATATGAATGTGGAGCATTGGCAGGAACTGGCCAAGGCTGTTGCGGATGAGATCAACAACGGTGCGGATGCGATCATAATACCGCACGGCACGGATACAATGGGATACACGGCAGCAGCACTTTCATTCATGCTTCCCGATGTTCCCCGTCCAGTTGTTCTGGTGGGTGCGCAGAGGTCCTCTGACAGGCCATCGTCGGATGCATCTTCAAATCTTTTGGCTGCTGCAAGGTTCTGTACCAAAGGGCGCAGGGCAGGTGTTTTCGTGATAATGCACGACACTTCAGGAGACGATTCATTCGCAGTACACATCGGTTCAAGGGTGAGGAAGATGCACACGTCGAGACGTGATGCTTTCCACAGTATCAATGCACTCCCGGTCGCACACATCGATCTGGAGGGCAACATAAGATTCACAGGCGAGGGCCGTTCGATCAACGATTCGAAGGTCGAGCTAAGGAACTCCATGGAGAAGAGAACGATCCTTTTGCAGTTCTATCCTGGAATGGACCCAGCTCTTTTCGAAGGTCCAATAATGCAAAGTAAGGGGATAGTAATCGCCGGATCTGGTCTGGGGCACGTGAATGAGAACATGGTACCTCTCATCAAAAAAGCATGTGACAACGGTTCCGTGGTCGTTGTGACATCTCAATGTCTGAACGGAAGAACGAATCTGAACGTTTACAATACTGGTAGGGACATGATCTCCGCAGGTGCGATCAGCGTGATGGATATGCTGCCAGAAGTGGCTTATGTGAAGCTTATGTGGGCTCTTGCGAATTCCAAGGACATCGAGGCTGCAAAGGCCATGATGCAGACCCCGCTTGCAGATGAAATGAGCGACAGGAGGACCATCGATGTCTGA
- the purD gene encoding phosphoribosylamine--glycine ligase has translation MKVLTVGGGGREHAAVEALYRSGAEIYAVMKNANPGIIARAKVHEIISEKDVDKICDFSLQNNIEFAFIGPEASLEMGLVDALENMGVRCAAPTKAAARIETSKQFMRELVSKYNIEGNLRYASFENANEAEQYLKILTEEIVVKPIGLTGGKGVKVQGEHLHNFEETMEYINEIFENHVGGAGVIIEEKAVGEEFTQMVFVDGKTIAPMPLVQDHKRAYEGDVGPNTGGMGSYTDADHLLPFVTEDDRKKALDILQAIVNAMLAEGCPYRGPMYGQFMLTAKGPKIIEINARFGDPEAMNVLPILETGFTGLLKDMSTGKLKGDVQFAKKATVCKYIVPEGYGVVPVSGHEITVDIDAIHNCGAEIFFANVDVDDYGKLVTGTSRSIGIVGIADTLEEAEHRCETALQYVKCDAIFVRHDIGTKELIQHRIDHMKQIRP, from the coding sequence ATGAAAGTACTGACTGTCGGAGGCGGAGGAAGGGAACATGCAGCTGTAGAAGCACTTTACAGATCTGGTGCCGAGATCTACGCCGTCATGAAAAATGCTAACCCCGGTATAATCGCCAGGGCCAAAGTACACGAGATAATCAGCGAGAAGGATGTTGACAAGATCTGTGATTTCTCACTGCAGAACAACATCGAATTCGCATTCATTGGCCCCGAGGCCTCCCTTGAGATGGGGCTGGTGGACGCCCTGGAGAACATGGGTGTCAGATGTGCAGCACCTACAAAGGCCGCGGCTAGGATCGAAACATCCAAACAGTTCATGAGAGAACTCGTCAGCAAATACAACATCGAAGGAAATCTTCGTTACGCAAGCTTTGAGAACGCTAACGAAGCCGAACAGTACCTTAAGATCCTTACCGAAGAGATAGTCGTCAAACCTATCGGGCTTACCGGAGGAAAAGGAGTTAAGGTCCAAGGAGAACATCTCCACAACTTCGAAGAGACGATGGAGTACATCAACGAGATCTTCGAGAATCACGTAGGCGGTGCAGGTGTGATAATCGAGGAAAAAGCCGTCGGAGAAGAATTCACACAGATGGTATTCGTGGACGGAAAAACAATCGCCCCAATGCCTCTAGTCCAAGACCACAAAAGGGCCTACGAAGGAGATGTGGGCCCTAACACAGGTGGAATGGGGTCTTACACCGATGCCGATCATCTTTTGCCTTTCGTGACCGAAGATGACAGGAAAAAAGCCTTGGATATCCTCCAAGCGATAGTCAACGCTATGCTTGCAGAAGGATGCCCCTATCGCGGACCCATGTACGGACAGTTCATGCTTACTGCAAAAGGCCCTAAGATCATAGAGATCAATGCAAGATTTGGAGATCCTGAGGCAATGAACGTCCTTCCCATCCTGGAAACAGGATTCACCGGACTTCTGAAGGATATGTCCACAGGAAAATTGAAAGGGGATGTGCAATTCGCAAAGAAAGCGACTGTTTGCAAATACATAGTGCCAGAAGGTTACGGTGTAGTACCTGTCTCAGGACACGAGATCACCGTGGATATAGACGCCATTCATAATTGCGGAGCGGAGATCTTCTTTGCGAACGTAGACGTCGATGACTATGGTAAACTTGTAACTGGAACATCAAGAAGCATAGGTATCGTAGGAATAGCTGACACATTGGAAGAGGCAGAACACAGATGCGAAACAGCTCTTCAATACGTGAAATGCGATGCGATATTCGTTCGTCATGACATCGGTACAAAAGAACTGATCCAACACAGGATCGATCATATGAAACAGATCCGTCCATGA
- the gatE gene encoding Glu-tRNA(Gln) amidotransferase subunit GatE, translated as MSEQYEMMCGIEIHQQLDTKKLFCSCASCLCEEGEGEYYRKLRPTTSEMGEVDRAALVQFQRNLGFKYQCSPGVTCLVEMDEEPPHGVDEDAMETTLVFSTMLNANIIDEIQFMRKIVVDGSNTSGFQRTSLIATDGSIEVNGKRIGILSVCLEEDAARKMETTGSDITYRLDRLGIPLIEVATAPDMRTPEEVMEVASRIGTLLRCTKRVKRGIGTIREDLNISIPGGARIEIKGVQELRMLPDFVRNEVNRQKMLLRIREMLVNRGAKAVPIDVTDVTEIFKDCDSKVIRSAFEEKGKVLAVRLPGFSGVMNGDNKTLRLGAEMAQYARTKGVKGIFHSDELPNYGIEQSYVDRLREFLGMTGEWDAFVICAAKEKKARDALQVAVERANQALVGIPEETRDPLPDGTTKYSRPLPGAARMYPETDVPPTNITSERLERIRNSLPEFPEQTENRLMDQYGINRQQAHQIVRNSQDEIFAKISDEYGMASVAATMFLNTFTELEHEGSDMSAIKDDQIFKMFALLKDNRFSKEAIPALLKEMSIGTEVEAAIKKLGLESVDADEASVIIAKIINERADFVRSKGLAAIGPLMGPVMGALRGKIDGKQANDLLVKEIQKLMD; from the coding sequence ATGTCTGAACAGTATGAGATGATGTGCGGTATAGAGATACACCAGCAATTGGACACCAAGAAACTCTTCTGTTCATGTGCAAGCTGTCTCTGCGAAGAGGGAGAGGGCGAATATTATAGGAAGCTCAGGCCGACCACCAGCGAGATGGGAGAGGTGGACAGGGCGGCACTGGTCCAATTCCAAAGGAATCTCGGATTCAAATATCAGTGCAGTCCGGGCGTCACATGCCTGGTGGAAATGGATGAGGAGCCGCCTCACGGGGTCGACGAGGATGCCATGGAGACCACATTGGTATTTTCCACAATGCTGAATGCTAACATAATAGACGAGATCCAATTCATGAGGAAGATCGTCGTCGATGGTTCCAACACATCCGGTTTTCAGAGGACCTCATTGATCGCTACGGACGGTTCCATTGAAGTCAACGGAAAGAGGATAGGTATCCTGTCCGTTTGTCTGGAGGAAGATGCCGCGCGTAAGATGGAGACCACAGGTTCCGACATAACTTATAGATTGGATCGTTTGGGCATACCTCTGATCGAGGTCGCCACGGCACCAGACATGAGGACGCCTGAGGAGGTAATGGAGGTCGCTTCAAGGATCGGTACACTGCTTAGGTGCACCAAGAGGGTGAAGCGCGGTATAGGGACCATCAGAGAGGATCTGAACATCTCCATTCCTGGTGGCGCACGCATCGAGATAAAGGGAGTGCAGGAACTGAGAATGCTTCCTGATTTCGTTCGTAACGAGGTCAATAGGCAAAAGATGCTGCTCAGGATAAGGGAGATGCTCGTCAACAGGGGTGCAAAGGCCGTACCCATAGATGTGACAGATGTCACCGAAATTTTCAAGGATTGTGATTCGAAGGTCATAAGGTCCGCCTTTGAAGAGAAGGGTAAGGTCTTGGCCGTAAGACTTCCCGGATTCTCCGGTGTGATGAATGGCGACAACAAGACCCTTAGGCTCGGGGCGGAAATGGCCCAATACGCTCGCACCAAAGGTGTGAAGGGAATATTCCATTCCGACGAGCTTCCAAATTACGGTATAGAGCAGTCGTACGTCGACAGGTTGAGAGAATTCTTGGGTATGACAGGCGAATGGGATGCATTTGTGATCTGTGCCGCTAAAGAGAAGAAGGCAAGGGATGCACTTCAGGTCGCTGTAGAAAGGGCCAATCAAGCTCTTGTTGGAATTCCCGAGGAAACGAGGGACCCGTTGCCGGACGGTACGACGAAATACTCAAGGCCTCTGCCAGGCGCTGCGAGGATGTACCCGGAGACGGATGTGCCTCCTACGAATATAACCTCTGAGAGGTTGGAACGCATAAGGAACAGCCTTCCAGAGTTCCCAGAGCAGACGGAGAATCGTTTGATGGATCAATACGGAATCAACAGACAGCAAGCCCATCAGATAGTAAGGAACAGTCAGGACGAGATATTCGCCAAGATCTCTGACGAATACGGTATGGCCTCGGTTGCGGCGACCATGTTCCTCAATACATTCACAGAGCTGGAGCACGAAGGCTCGGACATGAGTGCGATAAAAGACGATCAGATCTTCAAGATGTTCGCTCTGTTAAAGGACAATCGTTTCTCCAAAGAGGCGATCCCGGCATTGTTGAAGGAGATGTCCATCGGAACGGAGGTGGAGGCTGCGATCAAGAAATTAGGTCTCGAGTCCGTAGACGCAGATGAAGCATCCGTCATAATTGCAAAGATCATCAACGAGCGTGCTGATTTCGTTCGCAGCAAGGGACTGGCCGCCATCGGTCCACTCATGGGTCCGGTCATGGGGGCGCTGAGAGGGAAGATCGACGGGAAGCAGGCAAATGATCTGCTCGTCAAGGAGATCCAGAAACTCATGGATTGA
- the truA gene encoding tRNA pseudouridine(38-40) synthase TruA, which yields MRYIAVKVAYTGEGFNGSQRQPDLHTVEGEITYDLCMILHIRPEEIDLHMAGRTDKGVNALGNVAVFNTDFEDIPTLLKALNSNSERIFYRSYAIVDENFKPRFADWRKYEYTIPKKRMDIKLVRECAELFIGEHDFLRFCRPDGKPTITTIDSINIKETKDTIILEFTARYYLWNMIRRISAAIIKVGRGRSDLNDVRAALEGKEVTFGLARADALTLTDTIYLDLEFLPADATYYSYRTDEERFCIELRDRFYKYLEGKE from the coding sequence ATGAGATATATCGCAGTCAAGGTCGCATATACCGGAGAGGGTTTCAATGGATCCCAGAGACAACCGGACCTACACACTGTAGAAGGGGAGATCACATATGACCTTTGCATGATCCTTCACATACGTCCAGAGGAAATAGACCTCCATATGGCAGGAAGGACAGACAAAGGCGTTAATGCTCTTGGGAACGTGGCCGTCTTTAATACTGATTTTGAGGACATCCCCACTCTTCTTAAGGCACTGAATTCAAATTCAGAAAGGATCTTCTACAGGAGCTACGCGATCGTGGATGAGAATTTCAAGCCTCGTTTCGCGGATTGGCGCAAATATGAATACACCATCCCTAAGAAAAGAATGGACATCAAACTTGTCAGGGAATGCGCTGAACTCTTCATAGGAGAACATGATTTTCTCAGATTCTGTCGTCCTGACGGAAAACCTACGATCACCACTATAGATTCCATCAATATCAAGGAAACAAAAGATACGATCATATTGGAATTCACTGCAAGATACTACCTTTGGAACATGATACGTCGTATCTCTGCTGCAATAATCAAAGTCGGCAGGGGAAGATCGGATCTGAATGATGTCCGGGCCGCACTTGAAGGCAAAGAGGTAACTTTCGGTCTGGCACGCGCTGATGCTCTGACACTGACCGACACCATATATCTGGATCTCGAATTTTTACCAGCAGACGCTACTTACTATTCATATCGGACTGACGAAGAAAGATTTTGCATAGAATTACGTGACAGATTTTACAAATATTTGGAGGGAAAAGAATGA
- the hypB gene encoding hydrogenase nickel incorporation protein HypB yields the protein MHIVQVGMEYDVLRENNKIAHDNYRLLKQHGIKSIDFMGSIGAGKTALIIKLGEKLKAKGLRVCAIAGDVTGDDDFTRMKKSGMDAYNCNTGHECHLDANLVKKTLDQIDLDKYDVIFIENVGNLVCPADFPLGTDYRVVVISTTEGDDMVRKHHDIFTHSDVAILNKIDIADAVDVDPEIITSDYAKLTGGLKHMYKCSVKKNEGIDEILSALKL from the coding sequence ATGCACATCGTCCAAGTAGGGATGGAATATGACGTTCTCAGAGAAAACAACAAAATCGCTCATGATAACTACCGCCTTCTAAAACAGCATGGTATCAAAAGCATTGACTTCATGGGTTCCATCGGTGCTGGAAAAACCGCACTTATAATCAAATTGGGCGAAAAACTCAAGGCCAAAGGCCTAAGGGTCTGTGCCATTGCAGGCGACGTGACCGGTGACGATGACTTCACAAGGATGAAAAAATCCGGCATGGATGCATATAACTGCAACACTGGACACGAATGCCATCTCGATGCGAATCTTGTCAAAAAAACACTTGATCAGATCGACCTCGACAAATATGATGTCATATTCATAGAAAATGTGGGGAACCTTGTATGTCCTGCAGATTTCCCGCTGGGAACAGACTACCGGGTCGTTGTGATCTCGACAACGGAAGGTGACGATATGGTGAGGAAACACCATGACATATTCACACATTCTGACGTCGCCATACTTAACAAGATCGATATCGCTGACGCTGTGGATGTCGATCCAGAGATAATAACCAGCGATTATGCGAAACTGACCGGTGGATTGAAGCACATGTACAAATGCAGCGTGAAAAAGAATGAAGGCATCGACGAGATCCTTTCTGCACTAAAACTCTGA